From Alosa sapidissima isolate fAloSap1 chromosome 7, fAloSap1.pri, whole genome shotgun sequence, the proteins below share one genomic window:
- the LOC121713928 gene encoding uncharacterized protein LOC121713928 isoform X5 — translation MNAVTYNSRGQRLILLDSRGCSSWSLARHINSLRRELTFPKFQFNILIKILFCKEFNVYFGLGKDRSLRVYNWNFEETQRACTDDSYVVSHLLFNPVLNEVITGGDCVRFWSYRRVETNKLNFLPMSNYRLVLRHEFRLEEARRCTHMELDVPQQRLYFFSHVNILCYDMTGTIMARLRNTHSGMVLASVFSPYARMLLTADIEIKAWSETGHLLHVFHGHNRPITSLILHPTTPAIFISASFDCSIRLWCLNSLSQIISIPCLEGVVGLGLTEENLMFSWSLRTVQLYHLNHFLDFWGYLRYPALSFKLCKAPGKTNQLLTLGDGNSLHIFSCSTGKKLCLMPPHPFLSPLKELPSFAYDRQNGLIALLLSSWEIWMYTARTDPACRVAELDGREFQTPNRAGRSLQRLDEIIHLPKTNAVVESCTSLSFLNSVIYYQTIEGPVCANATSFLLCGMADGRILFMDIAIRNLMYYELKVHKDPVVWLCHDTEQNCLMIMCEEVDRLFQAWSLPQLETLYQICVPSSITAFTWMEDLFFVGFRTGAVRLVSMADSGDGKGNPRRWDQLPGSHTADGGTEFNPYLTQDHKGAVLSVDSSSSLQLFLSCGSDTLIKLWDRRRTLLAEVQLDSSLSCACFLNPSGDLLVGFRLHLYKLPHRHLFSSTSGHMQSSVSQASLTDSFVYERPELTFDGRHDDPINMESYIEPYKGFDFSVPPPDEASCKADEEDLESEWEVPHAPSLTYQSLESCVSIYSAASSQSLFLTPGQSLTDIDKLLGKECIQIEELEGPSSCLSPIDASSRSQTKSVGLWDMSTILGAWPTGSPDVMDLTQQTSLGTSQTKTSPPPDMDNPPGDQGLPVSRFANIRISISAMKAQAEPQVNKSEKDPPPSPPPPSSPSCPAPPPPPPSPPPPPSSPPPSPPPPMSTPPKAIELEKQVTCLPTEKSGAISIAPSAKKQVSNYKRSVSKPTPSTTKAVRKAFHIKTTAAQRPAKAPKQTQEPQRPGNGPVDRSSKQKDILRDRVDGEVRKAAPISRMQKKVVDSASPPPRPCPDAQAQQESNSALGVCAVADYSRGEVRAPEEQADAAGASLLMVKRKRSQCSNVTLTDATPKQHTEYQGKDEEKRGGGEDSCEPIGMTGQESSDRFSDLYAEPTVRKPGPEECTKEREKISQVDVTLGWRGSAKARLYRGEKAQQEDDSDEESSSSSSSSSSRSSSVLRGGGDDDDDDDDDDDDGVRSEEADEGEAKSVQPKCDSSLVRPVSEFSRTPHDLSSVRKEILAKIFSKSSMSGNHENGQFSRRSSTKFGSWVSHTDIRDLDNDVAADVNSSKQASNEPVQQISTDDQKRLRRKKRLNESAENWINQELLRQLYLQRVRRERQCQVQEKRADLEKKRLQRLVKQPYHAFCGNSNTGPDGPARHGFSGQQGVCSIGQQPCGQGLGQGLPGSSGAALHQRAHTHTQGLETDQPYRLQMPSVSQTCDDSTRQSTKNQNRVLPLRPHSSASIPSKGHFMLTHSLHVPVSHPPSQLKERLLRTRFPKHHRALSAKGIIPSPLHTMH, via the exons ATGAATGCAG tgacctacaacagcagagggcAGAGGCTTATCCTCCTGGACTCAAGGGGTTGCTCAAGCTGGTCACTGGCTCGCCATATTAATTCAT TACGCAGGGAGTTGACATTCCCAAAGTTCCAGTTCAACATCCTCATCAAAATCCTCTTCTGCAAGGAATTCAATGTGTATTTTGGCTTGGGAAAGGACCGCTCACTGAGG GTATATAACTGGAATTTTGAGGAGACACAAAGAGCTTGCACAGATGATAGCTATGTGGTCTCTCACCTTCTGTTCAATCCTGTGCTGAATGAAGTAATCACTGGTGGCGACTGTGTGCGG TTCTGGAGCTACAGACGTGTGGAGACTAACAAATTAAATTTCCTCCCCATGTCCAATTATCGCCTCGTTCTCAG GCACGAGTTTCGTCTGGAGGAGGCACGACGGTGCACCCATATGGAGCTGGATGTGCcacagcagcgcctctacttttTCTCCCACGTGAACATCCTGTGCTATGATATGACGGGCACCATAATGGCGCGGCTCAGGAACACCCACAGTGGCATGGTGCTGGCCTCAGTGTTCTCTCCTTATGCCAGGATGCTGCTGACGGCCGACATAGAGA TCAAAGCCTGGAGTGAGACAGGTCATCTCCTGCACGTGTTCCATGGACATAACCGGCCAATCACCAGTCTCATCCTGCATCCTACCACACCAGCAATCTTCATCTCAGCCTCTTTTGATTGCAGTATTCGTCTCTGGTgcctcaactctctctcccagATCATAAG CATTCCATGTTTAGAGGGAGTGGTAGGACTTGGACTGACTGAAGAGAACCTGATGTTCTCATGGTCTCTcaggactgtgcagctctaccACCTCAACCACTTCCTTGACTTCTGGGGCTACCTCCGCTATCCAGCCCTGTCCTTTAAGCTATGCAAGGCTCCGGGCAAGACCAACCAACTTCTCACATTAGGAGATGGCAACAG TCTGCACATCTTCTCCTGTTCCACTGGGAAGAAGCTTTGCCTGATGCCCCCTCACCCATTCCTCTCACCCCTGAAAGAGTTGCCTAGCTTTGCCTATGACCGTCAGAATGGCCTCATTGCTTTGCTGCTAAGTTCCTGGGAGATCTGGATGTATACAGCCAG AACAGACCCTGCATGCAGAGTAGCTGAGTTGGATGGGAGAGAATTCCAAACACCAAACAGAGCTGGGCGGAGTCTACAGCGCCT AGATGAAATTATTCATCTGCCTAAAACCAATGCTGTGGTGGAAAGCTGCACGAGCCTGAGCTTCCTTAACTCTGTCATCTACTACCAGACAATAGAGGGGCCTGTCTGTGCAAACGCTACTAGCTTCCTGCTGTGCGGCATGGCG GATGGACGCATACTCTTCATGGATATAGCCATACGTAATTTGATGTACTATGAGCTAAAAGTCCACAAAGATCCT GTAGTGTGGCTGTGTCATGACACAGAGCAGAACTGCCTGATGATCATGTGTGAGGAGGTGGACAGACTGTTCCAGGCCTGGAGTTTGCCGCAACTGGAGACTCTATACCAGATATGTGTTCCCAGCAGTATCACAGCATTCACCTGGATG GAAGACCTGTTCTTTGTGGGCTTTCGCACAGGAGCAGTGAGACTGGTCAGCATGGCAGATTCAGGAGATGGGAAAGGGAATCCGAGGAGGTGGGACCAGCTCCCTGGATCACACACTGCAG ATGGTGGGACGGAGTTCAACCCCTACTTGACACAAGACCATAAAGGGGCGGTGCTCTCTGtggactcctcctcctctctacagCTCTTCCTAAGTTGTGG GTCCGACACGCTGATTAAGCTGTGGGACAGACGGCGCACCCTGCTGGCCGAGGTGCAGCTGGACTCCTCGCTGAGCTGTGCGTGTTTCCTCAACCCCAGTGGTGACCTGCTGGTGGGCTTCCGCCTGCACCTCTACAAGCTGCCTCACCGCCACCTCTTCTCCTCTACCAGTGGCCACATGCAGAGCTCAGTCTCCCAGGCCTCCTTGACCG ATTCCTTTGTCTATGAGAGACCAGAATTAACATTTGATGGAAGGCATGACGACCCAATCAACATGGAGAGTTACATT GAGCCATATAAAGGGTTTGACTTCAGTGTCCCTCCACCAGATGAGGCCTCATGTAAGGCTGATGAAGAG GATCTGGAGTCAGAGTGGGAAGTTCCTCATGCCCCATCCCTAACTTACCAGTCCCTGGAGAGTTGTGTCTCGATCTACTCAGCAGCCTCATCCCAAAGCCTGTTCCTTACGCCCGGGCAGTCCCTCACAGACATTGACAAGCTGTTGGGCAAAGAATGCATACAAATCG AAGAACTGGAAGGACCTTCCTCTTGCCTCTCCCCGATCGATGCCTCCTCCAGGAGCCAGACTAAGAGTGTAGGCCTGTGGGACATGTCCACAATTCTGGGAGCTTGGCCCACTGGGTCACCTGATGTGATGGACCTGACTCAACAAACCTCACTTGGAACAAGTCAAACA AAGACATCTCCACCCCCTGACATGGACAACCCCCCTGGAGATCAGGGACTTCCAGTGTCTCGCTTTGCCAATATCCGCATCAGTATTTCTGCCATGAAAGCGCAAGCGGAACCCCAAGTGAATAAAAGTGAAAAGG atcctcctccctctcctcctcctccatcttctccttcttgtcctgctcctcctcctcctcctccctctcctcctcctcctccatcttctcctcctccttctcctcctcctcctatgtCAACTCCGCCTAAAGCCATAGAGCTGGAAAAGCAGGTCACTTGTTTGCCGACTGAAAAATCTGGCGCCATCAGCATTGCTCCCTCTGCTAAAAAACAG GTTTCAAATTACAAGCGCTCAGTATCCAAACCTACCCCCTCAACAACTAAAGCGGTGAGGAAGGCATTTCATATCAAGACAACGGCAGCACAGAGACCAGCTAAAGCGCCCAAGCAAACTCAGGAGCCTCAGAGACCAGGCAATGGGCCCGTGGACAGGTCTTCTAAGCAGAAAGACATTTTG AGGGACAGGGTAGATGGTGAGGTGAGAAAGGCGGCTCCCATTTCACGGATGCAGAAGAAGGTGGTGGATAGCGCCAGCCCTCCGCCCAGACCCTGCCCTGATGCTCAAGCACAGCAGGAGAGCAACTCTGCTCTAG gtgtgtgtgctgtagctgATTACAGCCGGGGGGAGGTGAGGGCGCCAGAGGAGCAGGCTGATGCAGCTGGAGCTTCTCTTTTGATGGTGAAGAGGAAACGGAGTCAGTGTTCCAATGTGACCCTGACTGATGCCACACCAAAGCAACACACCGAGTACCAAGGCAAAgacgaggagaagagaggaggtggtgaagaCTCTTGTGAACCGATAGGAATGACGGGACAGGAGTCTAGTGACCGCTTTAGTGACTTATATGCAGAGCCCACGGTCAGAAAGCCAGGCCCAGAGGAGTGCACAAAGGAGCGGGAAAAGATCAGCCAGGTTGATGTAACTCTGGGGTGGAGAGGTAGCGCAAAAGCGAGGCTCTATAGAGGGGAGAAGGCGCAGCAGGAAGATGACTCTGACgaggagagcagcagcagcagcagcagcagcagcagcaggagcagctcaGTACTTAGGGGTggaggagatgatgatgatgatgatgatgatgatgatgatgatggtgtgagGAGCGAGGAGGCTGACGAGGGGGAGGCCAAATCTGTGCAGCCAAAGTGTGAT TCTTCACTGGTTCGCCCAGTGTCAGAGTTTTCCAGAACCCCTCATGACCTTTCCAGTGTAAGAAAAG AGATTTTGGCTAAAATATTCAGCAAGAGCTCCATGTCAGGAAATCATGAAAATGGGCAGTTTTCTAGGAGAAGCTCTACTAAATTTG GCAGTTGGGTATCACATACGGATATCAGG GATCTTGATAACGATGTTGCAGCGGATGTGAA CTCCTCAAAACAGGCTTCAAATGAACCTGTACAACAAATTTCCACTGACGACCAGAAGAGGTTGCGCAGGAAAAAACGACTCAATGAGAGTGCTGAGAACTGGATCAACCAAGAGCTTCTCCG ACAATTGTATCTACAGAGGGTgcggagagagaggcagtgtcAAGTCCAGGAGAAGAGGGCTGaccttgagaaaaaaagacttcagCGGTTGGTTAAGCAGCCATACCATGCTTTCTGTGGGAATAGCAATACAGGTCCTGATG GACCCGCACGGCATGGCTTTAGTGGTCAGCAGGGGGTCTGCTCAATCGGCCAGCAGCCTTGTGGTCAAGGCTTAGGCCAGGGCCTTCCAGGCAGCAGTGGAGCTGCACTTCACCAGagagctcacactcacactcagggaTTAGAGACAGATCAGCCATACAG ACTCCAGATGCCCAGTGTCTCTCAAACCTGTGATGATTCCACTAGACAGAGCACAAAAAATCAGAACAGAGTTCTACCTCTCAGGCCTCACTCTAGTGCATCCATTCCCAGTAAAGG gcATTTTATGTTGACTCACTCCCTCCATGTCCCAGTCAGTCACCCACCTTCACAGCTAAAGGAGAGACTGCTGAGAACTCGCTTCCCCAAGCATCACAGAGCACTGTCAGCCAAGGGAATAATCCCCAGCCCCCTTCACACCATGCACTAG
- the LOC121713928 gene encoding uncharacterized protein LOC121713928 isoform X2 → MNAGDGPHYNEATGTPTSQEANKPLHSLIFGPRVLKNFSQPKQRTNIRAVTYNSRGQRLILLDSRGCSSWSLARHINSLRRELTFPKFQFNILIKILFCKEFNVYFGLGKDRSLRVYNWNFEETQRACTDDSYVVSHLLFNPVLNEVITGGDCVRFWSYRRVETNKLNFLPMSNYRLVLRHEFRLEEARRCTHMELDVPQQRLYFFSHVNILCYDMTGTIMARLRNTHSGMVLASVFSPYARMLLTADIEIKAWSETGHLLHVFHGHNRPITSLILHPTTPAIFISASFDCSIRLWCLNSLSQIISIPCLEGVVGLGLTEENLMFSWSLRTVQLYHLNHFLDFWGYLRYPALSFKLCKAPGKTNQLLTLGDGNSLHIFSCSTGKKLCLMPPHPFLSPLKELPSFAYDRQNGLIALLLSSWEIWMYTARTDPACRVAELDGREFQTPNRAGRSLQRLDEIIHLPKTNAVVESCTSLSFLNSVIYYQTIEGPVCANATSFLLCGMADGRILFMDIAIRNLMYYELKVHKDPVVWLCHDTEQNCLMIMCEEVDRLFQAWSLPQLETLYQICVPSSITAFTWMEDLFFVGFRTGAVRLVSMADSGDGKGNPRRWDQLPGSHTADGGTEFNPYLTQDHKGAVLSVDSSSSLQLFLSCGSDTLIKLWDRRRTLLAEVQLDSSLSCACFLNPSGDLLVGFRLHLYKLPHRHLFSSTSGHMQSSVSQASLTDSFVYERPELTFDGRHDDPINMESYIEPYKGFDFSVPPPDEASCKADEEDLESEWEVPHAPSLTYQSLESCVSIYSAASSQSLFLTPGQSLTDIDKLLGKECIQIELEGPSSCLSPIDASSRSQTKSVGLWDMSTILGAWPTGSPDVMDLTQQTSLGTSQTKTSPPPDMDNPPGDQGLPVSRFANIRISISAMKAQAEPQVNKSEKDPPPSPPPPSSPSCPAPPPPPPSPPPPPSSPPPSPPPPMSTPPKAIELEKQVTCLPTEKSGAISIAPSAKKQVSNYKRSVSKPTPSTTKAVRKAFHIKTTAAQRPAKAPKQTQEPQRPGNGPVDRSSKQKDILRDRVDGEVRKAAPISRMQKKVVDSASPPPRPCPDAQAQQESNSALGVCAVADYSRGEVRAPEEQADAAGASLLMVKRKRSQCSNVTLTDATPKQHTEYQGKDEEKRGGGEDSCEPIGMTGQESSDRFSDLYAEPTVRKPGPEECTKEREKISQVDVTLGWRGSAKARLYRGEKAQQEDDSDEESSSSSSSSSSRSSSVLRGGGDDDDDDDDDDDDGVRSEEADEGEAKSVQPKCDSSLVRPVSEFSRTPHDLSSVRKEILAKIFSKSSMSGNHENGQFSRRSSTKFGSWVSHTDIRDLDNDVAADVNSSKQASNEPVQQISTDDQKRLRRKKRLNESAENWINQELLRQLYLQRVRRERQCQVQEKRADLEKKRLQRLVKQPYHAFCGNSNTGPDGPARHGFSGQQGVCSIGQQPCGQGLGQGLPGSSGAALHQRAHTHTQGLETDQPYRLQMPSVSQTCDDSTRQSTKNQNRVLPLRPHSSASIPSKGHFMLTHSLHVPVSHPPSQLKERLLRTRFPKHHRALSAKGIIPSPLHTMH, encoded by the exons ATGAATGCAGGTGATGGACCACATTATAACGAAGCAACTGGGACGCCCACGTCTCAGGAGGCCAATAAGCCTCTTCATTCACTTATTTTCGGTCCTCGTGTATTAAAAAACTTCAGCCAACCAAAACAACGAACGAACATCAGAGCCG tgacctacaacagcagagggcAGAGGCTTATCCTCCTGGACTCAAGGGGTTGCTCAAGCTGGTCACTGGCTCGCCATATTAATTCAT TACGCAGGGAGTTGACATTCCCAAAGTTCCAGTTCAACATCCTCATCAAAATCCTCTTCTGCAAGGAATTCAATGTGTATTTTGGCTTGGGAAAGGACCGCTCACTGAGG GTATATAACTGGAATTTTGAGGAGACACAAAGAGCTTGCACAGATGATAGCTATGTGGTCTCTCACCTTCTGTTCAATCCTGTGCTGAATGAAGTAATCACTGGTGGCGACTGTGTGCGG TTCTGGAGCTACAGACGTGTGGAGACTAACAAATTAAATTTCCTCCCCATGTCCAATTATCGCCTCGTTCTCAG GCACGAGTTTCGTCTGGAGGAGGCACGACGGTGCACCCATATGGAGCTGGATGTGCcacagcagcgcctctacttttTCTCCCACGTGAACATCCTGTGCTATGATATGACGGGCACCATAATGGCGCGGCTCAGGAACACCCACAGTGGCATGGTGCTGGCCTCAGTGTTCTCTCCTTATGCCAGGATGCTGCTGACGGCCGACATAGAGA TCAAAGCCTGGAGTGAGACAGGTCATCTCCTGCACGTGTTCCATGGACATAACCGGCCAATCACCAGTCTCATCCTGCATCCTACCACACCAGCAATCTTCATCTCAGCCTCTTTTGATTGCAGTATTCGTCTCTGGTgcctcaactctctctcccagATCATAAG CATTCCATGTTTAGAGGGAGTGGTAGGACTTGGACTGACTGAAGAGAACCTGATGTTCTCATGGTCTCTcaggactgtgcagctctaccACCTCAACCACTTCCTTGACTTCTGGGGCTACCTCCGCTATCCAGCCCTGTCCTTTAAGCTATGCAAGGCTCCGGGCAAGACCAACCAACTTCTCACATTAGGAGATGGCAACAG TCTGCACATCTTCTCCTGTTCCACTGGGAAGAAGCTTTGCCTGATGCCCCCTCACCCATTCCTCTCACCCCTGAAAGAGTTGCCTAGCTTTGCCTATGACCGTCAGAATGGCCTCATTGCTTTGCTGCTAAGTTCCTGGGAGATCTGGATGTATACAGCCAG AACAGACCCTGCATGCAGAGTAGCTGAGTTGGATGGGAGAGAATTCCAAACACCAAACAGAGCTGGGCGGAGTCTACAGCGCCT AGATGAAATTATTCATCTGCCTAAAACCAATGCTGTGGTGGAAAGCTGCACGAGCCTGAGCTTCCTTAACTCTGTCATCTACTACCAGACAATAGAGGGGCCTGTCTGTGCAAACGCTACTAGCTTCCTGCTGTGCGGCATGGCG GATGGACGCATACTCTTCATGGATATAGCCATACGTAATTTGATGTACTATGAGCTAAAAGTCCACAAAGATCCT GTAGTGTGGCTGTGTCATGACACAGAGCAGAACTGCCTGATGATCATGTGTGAGGAGGTGGACAGACTGTTCCAGGCCTGGAGTTTGCCGCAACTGGAGACTCTATACCAGATATGTGTTCCCAGCAGTATCACAGCATTCACCTGGATG GAAGACCTGTTCTTTGTGGGCTTTCGCACAGGAGCAGTGAGACTGGTCAGCATGGCAGATTCAGGAGATGGGAAAGGGAATCCGAGGAGGTGGGACCAGCTCCCTGGATCACACACTGCAG ATGGTGGGACGGAGTTCAACCCCTACTTGACACAAGACCATAAAGGGGCGGTGCTCTCTGtggactcctcctcctctctacagCTCTTCCTAAGTTGTGG GTCCGACACGCTGATTAAGCTGTGGGACAGACGGCGCACCCTGCTGGCCGAGGTGCAGCTGGACTCCTCGCTGAGCTGTGCGTGTTTCCTCAACCCCAGTGGTGACCTGCTGGTGGGCTTCCGCCTGCACCTCTACAAGCTGCCTCACCGCCACCTCTTCTCCTCTACCAGTGGCCACATGCAGAGCTCAGTCTCCCAGGCCTCCTTGACCG ATTCCTTTGTCTATGAGAGACCAGAATTAACATTTGATGGAAGGCATGACGACCCAATCAACATGGAGAGTTACATT GAGCCATATAAAGGGTTTGACTTCAGTGTCCCTCCACCAGATGAGGCCTCATGTAAGGCTGATGAAGAG GATCTGGAGTCAGAGTGGGAAGTTCCTCATGCCCCATCCCTAACTTACCAGTCCCTGGAGAGTTGTGTCTCGATCTACTCAGCAGCCTCATCCCAAAGCCTGTTCCTTACGCCCGGGCAGTCCCTCACAGACATTGACAAGCTGTTGGGCAAAGAATGCATACAAATCG AACTGGAAGGACCTTCCTCTTGCCTCTCCCCGATCGATGCCTCCTCCAGGAGCCAGACTAAGAGTGTAGGCCTGTGGGACATGTCCACAATTCTGGGAGCTTGGCCCACTGGGTCACCTGATGTGATGGACCTGACTCAACAAACCTCACTTGGAACAAGTCAAACA AAGACATCTCCACCCCCTGACATGGACAACCCCCCTGGAGATCAGGGACTTCCAGTGTCTCGCTTTGCCAATATCCGCATCAGTATTTCTGCCATGAAAGCGCAAGCGGAACCCCAAGTGAATAAAAGTGAAAAGG atcctcctccctctcctcctcctccatcttctccttcttgtcctgctcctcctcctcctcctccctctcctcctcctcctccatcttctcctcctccttctcctcctcctcctatgtCAACTCCGCCTAAAGCCATAGAGCTGGAAAAGCAGGTCACTTGTTTGCCGACTGAAAAATCTGGCGCCATCAGCATTGCTCCCTCTGCTAAAAAACAG GTTTCAAATTACAAGCGCTCAGTATCCAAACCTACCCCCTCAACAACTAAAGCGGTGAGGAAGGCATTTCATATCAAGACAACGGCAGCACAGAGACCAGCTAAAGCGCCCAAGCAAACTCAGGAGCCTCAGAGACCAGGCAATGGGCCCGTGGACAGGTCTTCTAAGCAGAAAGACATTTTG AGGGACAGGGTAGATGGTGAGGTGAGAAAGGCGGCTCCCATTTCACGGATGCAGAAGAAGGTGGTGGATAGCGCCAGCCCTCCGCCCAGACCCTGCCCTGATGCTCAAGCACAGCAGGAGAGCAACTCTGCTCTAG gtgtgtgtgctgtagctgATTACAGCCGGGGGGAGGTGAGGGCGCCAGAGGAGCAGGCTGATGCAGCTGGAGCTTCTCTTTTGATGGTGAAGAGGAAACGGAGTCAGTGTTCCAATGTGACCCTGACTGATGCCACACCAAAGCAACACACCGAGTACCAAGGCAAAgacgaggagaagagaggaggtggtgaagaCTCTTGTGAACCGATAGGAATGACGGGACAGGAGTCTAGTGACCGCTTTAGTGACTTATATGCAGAGCCCACGGTCAGAAAGCCAGGCCCAGAGGAGTGCACAAAGGAGCGGGAAAAGATCAGCCAGGTTGATGTAACTCTGGGGTGGAGAGGTAGCGCAAAAGCGAGGCTCTATAGAGGGGAGAAGGCGCAGCAGGAAGATGACTCTGACgaggagagcagcagcagcagcagcagcagcagcagcaggagcagctcaGTACTTAGGGGTggaggagatgatgatgatgatgatgatgatgatgatgatgatggtgtgagGAGCGAGGAGGCTGACGAGGGGGAGGCCAAATCTGTGCAGCCAAAGTGTGAT TCTTCACTGGTTCGCCCAGTGTCAGAGTTTTCCAGAACCCCTCATGACCTTTCCAGTGTAAGAAAAG AGATTTTGGCTAAAATATTCAGCAAGAGCTCCATGTCAGGAAATCATGAAAATGGGCAGTTTTCTAGGAGAAGCTCTACTAAATTTG GCAGTTGGGTATCACATACGGATATCAGG GATCTTGATAACGATGTTGCAGCGGATGTGAA CTCCTCAAAACAGGCTTCAAATGAACCTGTACAACAAATTTCCACTGACGACCAGAAGAGGTTGCGCAGGAAAAAACGACTCAATGAGAGTGCTGAGAACTGGATCAACCAAGAGCTTCTCCG ACAATTGTATCTACAGAGGGTgcggagagagaggcagtgtcAAGTCCAGGAGAAGAGGGCTGaccttgagaaaaaaagacttcagCGGTTGGTTAAGCAGCCATACCATGCTTTCTGTGGGAATAGCAATACAGGTCCTGATG GACCCGCACGGCATGGCTTTAGTGGTCAGCAGGGGGTCTGCTCAATCGGCCAGCAGCCTTGTGGTCAAGGCTTAGGCCAGGGCCTTCCAGGCAGCAGTGGAGCTGCACTTCACCAGagagctcacactcacactcagggaTTAGAGACAGATCAGCCATACAG ACTCCAGATGCCCAGTGTCTCTCAAACCTGTGATGATTCCACTAGACAGAGCACAAAAAATCAGAACAGAGTTCTACCTCTCAGGCCTCACTCTAGTGCATCCATTCCCAGTAAAGG gcATTTTATGTTGACTCACTCCCTCCATGTCCCAGTCAGTCACCCACCTTCACAGCTAAAGGAGAGACTGCTGAGAACTCGCTTCCCCAAGCATCACAGAGCACTGTCAGCCAAGGGAATAATCCCCAGCCCCCTTCACACCATGCACTAG